Part of the Nothobranchius furzeri strain GRZ-AD chromosome 2, NfurGRZ-RIMD1, whole genome shotgun sequence genome, ttcatttatgataAAATAGCTGAATACTATGAAAAGCTGACATTGCTGCTGAGGCTATGGGCAGAGCACAGCGTCAGGGACTGAACAAGAACAGGTTAGCTGTTCCTGCATTATTAAAAGGTTATGTTACTGGTCCTTTTAAAATATTCACACAAAATAATTTGTATTTCATTATCTGACTagttaaaaaatgttttgtttaaacTATTTTCCTTgaactttttaattatttttaaaacattttttaataacattgatgatgaagagaaatcaacttgtgaatGCAATGCATGGTAATATAGtaaaatagcatttttaacatAAGCTTATTCACATATGGAAAGAATCAATGTGAACTAATggtactttcattgtgtaaaaggAGCTCACACGTCAAAAAAGGTTGGAGAtccctaaaatatataaataacttttgagtttttaacTTTTTTGTTGTCTCAAGTAAGtgaggatggtgtcctaaagcccCCTACGGACGGGCCTCTACTAGTCCATGGAGACTCCTAACATCATATGTTAGCCTGTTTTTGTTGCCTTGATGTTTTTGGCCACAAGGGAAGAGTAATGTTAGTGCTCAGATCAAATAAGAATTGTATAACGAAAATAAAGTATAAATGATCTGTGTGACAGGGTTCTACTAAGACAGCAGTATCCGTCTGATGATGGAGATACAGATTGGAGCTGAGTTCTGTTTTCCACAACTCAACAGGTCCTGCAGGAGGCCAACACTTCACTGGTCTGAAGCTATCCTCCTGAACATCGTGTTGTCCTTCTTCTCTCTGATCACAGCAGTTCTAAACCTCCTCATCATAATCTCAGTCTCCTATTTCAGGTagatattaaaaagaaaaacatcacatttctcaATATTTTTATCTGATCAGAATGTGATTCTACGCTGCGTAAGTTATTTTAACCTCACTGACTGACTTTGTTTCTTTGTAGGAAGCTCCAGAAACCTGCTAACATCCTCATCCTCTCTCTGGCTGTGTCAGATTTCCTTGTTGGCTTTTTAATCATTCCATTTGAAATCTTTAGAAAGACAAAATGCTGGATAATCGGTAATATCACATGTGTATTTTACTACTATGTTGCCATGTTGTCTGTCTGTGCTTCAACTGGAACTATTGTTCTCATATCAGCTGATCGCTATGTGGCTATTTGTTACCCTCTGCATTATCCCACCAGAATAACCTTACCAAGAATGAAACACTGTGTTTGTCTCTGGTGGAGCTGTGTTGTTTTCTATGTAACTTGCTTGTTAAAAGATGAGATGATTGAGCCAGGCAGGAGTAATTCCTGCATTGGAGATTGTACAGTATCTGCAGATTATATTGTAGAAACTTTAGATCTGTTTATAACATTTTTATTTCCAGTTACAGTCATCGTAGTTCTGTATATGAGAGTATTTGTGGTGGCTGTGACTCAGGCTCGTGCCATGTACTCTCACAATAGAAGTGTCACCCTTCAGCTTTCAGTGCAACAACAAACAAAGAAATCAGAGCTAAAAGCAGCCAGAACACTGGGGGTTCTTGTTGTTGTGTATCTGATGTGTTTATGTCCATATTACTGCTGCTTGTACTTAATAGATAGTTTAGCAACTACAACATATGTATCATTCTTGTTGTTTCTCATTTATCTTAACTCCTGCCTAAACCCTCTGATCTATGCCATGTTTTATCCCTGGTTCAGAAAAGCTGTTAAACATATTGTAACTTTACAGATCCTGAAGCCCGGCTCCTGTGAGGCCAACATACTGTAGATACTGTGGACTGAGGGACGTACAACCTCCTGAACAGTTTACAATTCTAAAATCTAAAGTCCAGTGAAGGAGAAAGTAGTT contains:
- the LOC107374367 gene encoding trace amine-associated receptor 13c isoform X2, with translation MMEIQIGAEFCFPQLNRSCRRPTLHWSEAILLNIVLSFFSLITAVLNLLIIISVSYFRKLQKPANILILSLAVSDFLVGFLIIPFEIFRKTKCWIIGNITCVFYYYVAMLSVCASTGTIVLISADRYVAICYPLHYPTRITLPRMKHCVCLWWSCVVFYVTCLLKDEMIEPGRSNSCIGDCTVSADYIVETLDLFITFLFPVTVIVVLYMRVFVVAVTQARAMYSHNRSVTLQLSVQQQTKKSELKAARTLGVLVVVYLMCLCPYYCCLYLIDSLATTTYVSFLLFLIYLNSCLNPLIYAMFYPWFRKAVKHIVTLQILKPGSCEANIL